One segment of Chelmon rostratus isolate fCheRos1 chromosome 17, fCheRos1.pri, whole genome shotgun sequence DNA contains the following:
- the hspb9 gene encoding heat shock protein beta-9 gives MMSQHAALTSLFGDDPFFSQERLLWPLRHEALSSLQQDFFHQRAKLADSLLRELHDGPHLLKLHQFPLISSTLARLTDDKEPQRETPSIELHKEAQQATENNADLLVTLDARGYAPSDITVKLEGRSLAVVAMKQAGAEESKSCSSSSSCASFCSSASSQRGFAQKIDLPAHLDLSGLSCSLMDDGQLRIHAPVAKQPIGEERQVPIRFRTSLEFPISKDKAEEEHTD, from the exons ATGATGTCCCAGCACGCGGCCTTGACCAGCCTGTTCGGCGATGACCCTTTCTTCAGCCAGGAGAGGCTGCTGTGGCCGCTGCGTCACGAGGCCCTCTCCTCACTGCAGCAAGACTTCTTCCACCAGAGAGCCAAGCTGGCCGACAGCCTCCTGAGGGAGCTCCACGACGGGCCCCACCTGCTCAAACTTCACCAGTTTCCCCTAATTTCCTCCACTTTGGCAAG GCTGACTGATGATAAAGAGCCGCAGAGAGAGACTCCCAGCATAGAGCTGCACAAGGAAGCTCAGCAGGCCACAGAAAACAACGCCGACCTGCTGGTGACCCTGGATGCTCGCGGTTACGCCCccagtgacatcactgtcaAACTGGAGGGGCGGAGCCTGGCGGTGGTGGCCATGAAGCAGGCCGGAGCAGAAGAGAGCAagtcctgctcctcctcatcctcctgcgcctccttctgctcctcgGCCTCATCTCAGAGGGGATTCGCCCAGAAGATTGACCTGCCTGCTCACCTCGACCTGTCCGGCCTCTCCTGTTCCCTGATGGATGATGGACAGCTGCGCATCCACGCCCCTGTGGCCAAGCAGCCAATCGGTGAGGAACGCCAGGTGCCCATTCGCTTCAGGACATCGCTGGAGTTTCCCATTTCCAAGGACAAGGCAGAGGAGGAACACACAGACTAA